Proteins co-encoded in one Campylobacter jejuni genomic window:
- the dxs gene encoding 1-deoxy-D-xylulose-5-phosphate synthase → MSKKFAHTQEELEKLSLKELENLAASMREKIIQVVSKNGGHLSSNLGAVELSIAMHLVFDVKKDPFIFDVSHQSYTHKLLSGKEEIFDTLRQINGLSGYTKPSEGDYFVAGHSSTSISLAVGACKAIALKGEKRIPVALIGDGALSAGMVYEALNELGDSKFPCVILLNDNEMSISKPIGAISKYLSQAMATQFYQSFKKRIAKMLDILPDSATYMAKRFEESFKLITPGLLFEELGLEYIGPIDGHNLGEIISALKQAKAMQKPCVIHAQTIKGKGYALAEGKHAKWHGVGAFDIDSGESVKKSDTKKSATEIFSKNLLDLASKYENIVGVTAAMPSGTGLDKLIEKYPNRFWDVAIAEQHAVTSMAAMAKEGFKPFIAIYSTFLQRAYDQVIHDCAIMNLNVVFAMDRAGIVGEDGETHQGVFDLSFLAPLPNFTLLAPRDEQMMQNIMEYAYLHQGPIAFRYPRGSFILDKEFNPCEIKLGKAQWLVKNNSEIAFLGYGQGVAKAWQVLRALQEMNNNANLIDLIFAKPLDEELLCELAKKSKIWFIFSENVKIGGIESLINNFLQKYDLHVKVVSFEYEDKFIEHGKTSEVEKNLEKDVNSLLMKVLKFYH, encoded by the coding sequence ATGAGTAAAAAATTTGCCCATACTCAAGAAGAGTTAGAAAAGCTAAGTTTAAAAGAATTAGAAAATTTAGCAGCATCTATGCGTGAAAAAATCATACAAGTTGTGAGTAAAAATGGTGGGCATTTAAGTTCAAATTTGGGTGCTGTAGAACTTAGTATAGCAATGCATTTGGTTTTTGATGTAAAAAAAGATCCTTTTATTTTTGATGTGTCGCATCAGTCTTATACACACAAGCTTTTAAGCGGAAAAGAAGAAATATTTGATACTTTAAGACAAATCAATGGTTTAAGTGGTTATACAAAACCTAGCGAGGGAGATTATTTTGTAGCAGGGCATTCTAGCACCTCTATTTCTTTGGCAGTAGGTGCTTGTAAGGCCATTGCTTTAAAGGGTGAAAAACGCATTCCTGTTGCTTTGATTGGAGATGGTGCTTTAAGTGCGGGTATGGTCTATGAGGCTTTAAATGAATTGGGTGATTCTAAATTTCCTTGCGTAATACTTTTAAATGATAATGAAATGAGTATTTCAAAACCAATTGGAGCAATTTCAAAGTATCTTTCTCAGGCTATGGCAACGCAGTTTTATCAAAGTTTTAAAAAGCGTATTGCTAAAATGTTGGATATATTGCCTGATAGTGCTACTTATATGGCTAAGCGTTTTGAAGAGAGTTTTAAACTTATTACTCCTGGGCTTTTGTTTGAAGAATTAGGGCTTGAATATATAGGGCCTATTGATGGACATAATTTAGGTGAAATTATTTCTGCATTAAAACAAGCAAAAGCTATGCAAAAGCCTTGTGTGATACATGCTCAAACCATAAAGGGTAAAGGCTATGCTTTAGCTGAAGGAAAACATGCTAAATGGCACGGGGTGGGAGCCTTTGATATAGATAGTGGAGAGAGTGTTAAAAAAAGTGATACTAAAAAATCTGCTACTGAAATTTTTTCTAAGAATTTGCTTGATTTAGCCTCAAAATATGAAAATATTGTTGGGGTTACGGCGGCTATGCCAAGTGGAACAGGTCTTGATAAGCTTATAGAAAAATATCCAAATCGTTTTTGGGATGTGGCTATTGCAGAACAGCATGCAGTAACTTCTATGGCCGCTATGGCAAAAGAAGGATTTAAACCTTTTATTGCAATATATAGCACCTTTTTGCAGCGTGCTTATGATCAAGTGATCCATGATTGTGCGATTATGAATTTAAATGTGGTTTTTGCTATGGATAGAGCAGGGATAGTAGGCGAAGATGGGGAGACGCATCAAGGTGTTTTTGATCTTAGTTTTTTAGCTCCTTTGCCAAATTTCACTCTTTTAGCTCCAAGAGATGAACAAATGATGCAAAATATAATGGAGTATGCTTATTTACATCAAGGACCTATTGCTTTTCGTTATCCTAGAGGGAGTTTTATTTTGGATAAAGAATTTAATCCTTGTGAGATAAAACTTGGTAAGGCACAATGGCTTGTAAAAAATAATAGTGAAATTGCTTTTTTAGGTTATGGACAAGGTGTGGCAAAAGCGTGGCAAGTCTTAAGAGCCTTGCAAGAAATGAATAATAATGCTAATTTGATTGATTTAATTTTTGCTAAACCTTTAGATGAAGAGCTTTTGTGTGAGCTTGCTAAAAAAAGTAAAATTTGGTTTATTTTTAGTGAAAATGTTAAAATTGGTGGTATAGAAAGTTTAATTAATAATTTTTTACAAAAATATGATTTGCATGTAAAAGTTGTTAGCTTTGAATATGAAGACAAATTTATTGAACATGGAAAAACAAGTGAGGTGGAAAAAAATCTAGAAAAAGATGTCAATAGTTTGTTGATGAAAGTTTTAAAATTTTATCATTAA
- the perR gene encoding peroxide-responsive transcriptional repressor PerR, giving the protein MELLQMLKKHELKATPQRLCVLKILKRHEHPNIDELYTEIKKEYPSISLATVYKNLNTLQEQGLVVEINVLNQKTCYDIYEEEHIHVVCTKCGGIEDLSFKDAKLYEYQEHLEKKISNLVNHLSVCAYVDSCKKCH; this is encoded by the coding sequence ATGGAATTACTACAAATGCTTAAAAAACATGAGTTAAAAGCTACTCCGCAAAGACTATGTGTTTTAAAAATTTTAAAAAGACATGAGCATCCTAATATTGATGAATTATATACAGAAATTAAAAAAGAATACCCTTCAATCTCTTTAGCGACGGTTTATAAAAATCTTAATACTTTACAAGAACAAGGTTTAGTTGTTGAAATCAATGTTTTAAATCAAAAAACTTGTTACGATATCTATGAAGAAGAACATATTCATGTTGTTTGCACCAAATGTGGTGGTATAGAGGATTTAAGTTTTAAAGATGCTAAGCTTTATGAATATCAAGAGCATTTAGAAAAAAAGATAAGCAATCTCGTCAATCATCTGTCTGTTTGTGCTTATGTTGATAGTTGCAAAAAGTGTCATTAA
- the ubiE gene encoding bifunctional demethylmenaquinone methyltransferase/2-methoxy-6-polyprenyl-1,4-benzoquinol methylase UbiE: MQKQEKIIEMFNQIAPTYDKANRILSFGADVAWRKKACQRVMSLYLKKDLKIADIACGTGDMIEIWQESALKMEKNILNIKGVDPSSGMLNVAKEKFPNVEFIEAGAQNLPLESQSLDILSISYGIRNVVERQKALGEFARVLQKDGILVVLEFTKREKGGFIAACRDFYLKNILPSIGGIISKNKSAYEYLPNSIEGFLSKEEFILELKNAGFKMLDYKSFSFGVSSMFIAKKL; this comes from the coding sequence ATGCAAAAACAAGAAAAAATTATAGAAATGTTTAATCAAATTGCACCTACTTATGATAAGGCGAATAGAATTTTAAGCTTTGGAGCTGATGTAGCGTGGCGCAAAAAAGCTTGTCAAAGAGTGATGAGTTTGTATTTAAAAAAAGATTTAAAAATCGCTGATATTGCCTGTGGCACAGGGGATATGATAGAGATTTGGCAAGAGAGTGCTTTAAAAATGGAAAAAAATATTTTAAATATTAAAGGTGTTGATCCAAGTAGCGGCATGCTAAATGTTGCAAAAGAAAAATTTCCAAATGTTGAATTTATAGAAGCAGGGGCACAAAATTTACCTTTAGAAAGTCAAAGTTTAGATATTTTAAGTATTAGTTATGGCATTCGCAATGTTGTAGAAAGACAAAAAGCCTTAGGCGAATTTGCTAGAGTACTTCAAAAAGATGGTATTTTGGTAGTTTTGGAATTTACAAAAAGAGAAAAGGGTGGATTTATAGCAGCTTGTAGAGATTTTTATCTTAAAAATATTTTACCAAGTATAGGTGGGATAATCAGTAAAAATAAAAGTGCTTATGAGTATTTGCCAAATTCTATTGAAGGATTTTTAAGTAAGGAAGAGTTTATTTTAGAGCTTAAAAATGCTGGTTTTAAAATGCTTGATTATAAAAGTTTTAGCTTTGGCGTGAGTTCAATGTTTATAGCAAAAAAACTATGA
- the xseA gene encoding exodeoxyribonuclease VII large subunit codes for MTPTELNLKAKALLETHFDDIVLSGEISKITLHGSGHWYFDLKDERSSIACAMFKGANLKVGFKPAVGDFLELCGSVSLYPESGRYQFIATSMKKAGFGDLEAQFLALKERLQKEGLFDPRFKKSLPKFPKKVGIITSKTSAVLQDMLKLIHQKEYFLAKIYIFDALTQGNNAPFSLIQALKKADDMDLDVLIIARGGGSREDLFCFSDENLAREIFKAKTPIISAIGHEIDYVISDFVADFRAPTPSAAIDTLFYSKLDIEQSLDLMEEKLMQLWNHKIQNYENLLLNLSKFFKFNSLPKIIDEKIKQSHNIEKQLNHLLANQMRYNELKLDKLQNAYLQHENFFNKSKKFICIRKNGKIANLEDLKSDDIVILSSQTSQKEAKIL; via the coding sequence ATGACACCAACAGAATTAAATCTTAAAGCAAAGGCTTTATTAGAAACACATTTTGATGATATAGTTTTAAGTGGAGAAATTTCAAAAATTACTTTGCATGGTTCAGGGCATTGGTATTTTGATTTAAAAGATGAAAGATCAAGCATTGCTTGTGCTATGTTTAAAGGAGCTAATTTAAAAGTCGGATTTAAACCCGCAGTGGGGGATTTTTTAGAGCTTTGTGGAAGTGTGAGTTTATATCCTGAAAGTGGTCGTTATCAATTTATCGCTACTAGTATGAAAAAAGCAGGTTTTGGGGATTTGGAAGCACAGTTTTTGGCTTTAAAAGAGCGTTTGCAAAAAGAAGGACTTTTTGATCCACGCTTTAAAAAATCTTTGCCAAAATTTCCTAAAAAAGTAGGCATTATCACTTCAAAAACTTCTGCTGTTTTGCAAGATATGTTAAAACTTATTCATCAAAAAGAATATTTTTTGGCAAAAATTTATATTTTTGATGCTTTAACTCAAGGAAATAATGCTCCTTTTTCTCTTATACAAGCTTTAAAAAAAGCCGATGATATGGATTTAGATGTTCTTATTATAGCACGTGGTGGAGGAAGCAGGGAAGATCTTTTTTGTTTTAGTGATGAAAATTTAGCAAGAGAGATTTTTAAAGCAAAAACTCCTATCATTTCAGCCATAGGACATGAGATTGATTATGTTATTAGTGATTTTGTTGCAGATTTTAGAGCTCCAACGCCCTCAGCTGCTATAGATACTTTGTTTTATTCTAAGTTAGATATAGAACAAAGTTTAGATTTAATGGAAGAAAAATTAATGCAACTTTGGAATCATAAAATACAAAATTATGAAAATTTGCTTTTAAATTTAAGCAAATTTTTCAAATTTAATTCTTTGCCAAAAATAATAGATGAAAAAATAAAACAAAGCCATAATATAGAAAAGCAATTAAATCATTTACTGGCAAATCAAATGCGTTATAATGAATTAAAATTAGATAAATTGCAAAATGCTTATTTGCAACATGAGAATTTTTTTAATAAAAGCAAAAAGTTTATTTGTATCAGAAAAAATGGTAAAATAGCAAATTTAGAAGATCTTAAGAGTGATGATATCGTTATTTTAAGTTCTCAAACTTCTCAAAAAGAAGCAAAAATTTTATAA